From the Sebastes umbrosus isolate fSebUmb1 chromosome 2, fSebUmb1.pri, whole genome shotgun sequence genome, one window contains:
- the si:dkey-56m19.5 gene encoding protein TsetseEP isoform X2 has product MGGKLSKRRKGYDVSDPKEAKDETAEVAAGAEESAKVEDGAPPTDAEVTAEAGTVVEEAVGSAVAAVTEAAVAPEEPKAAPAEEQAPAAPVEEPAAAAEKAAPSVEAAPAAEKAAPVVEAALAAPVVEAAPAAPEEPAAAVEEATPATEEPAPVEEPAAAVEEAAPAPEEPAPAAVESAPVVEEQAPVEEQAPVELPEAPAAVAEEPSAPALEEPEPSEVEIAAAAPEELAVEEPAAAVESVPEPEVVPVCTEEAPEDQEQEPIPETVTEPEATEPEPVAEPVLEQAPEPELEAEPEQEPEPESVEEPEPEPEPEQAPEPELEQSSELEPEQVLQPEPEQEADAEEYAAEEQVEEVEPEPFVATSDIETAEAEAEAEAPEVLESAPEEVPTEPEEEDASSTEAEAEPEAAETVPEIVISESVSTSEITAESEEVAEASLDEVPCPEPEVESKMENGDIESPSVTEDAALPAVNGDSNSAATQTEECVNGSEKPEETTFKRQIDFELKKEVSLNLDVQEVLDAVPDMTEGLSTELTQAV; this is encoded by the exons ATGGGAGGCAAACTGAGCAAGAGGAGAAAGGGATATGATGTGAGCGACCCCAAAGAGGCGAAGGATGAGACCGCAGAGGTGGCTGCTGGTGCAGAGGAGTCTGCTAAAGTGGAGGATGGCGCCCCACCCACAGACGCTGAGGTGACAGCTGAGGCAGGCACTGTGGTGGAGGAAGCTGTGGGGTCTGCTGTGGCGGCagtaactgaagctgcagtAGCTCCAGAAGAGCCCAAAGCTGCACCTGCAGAGGAACAAGCTCCTGCAGCACCAGTAGAAGaaccagctgcagcagcagagaaggCAGCACCATCAGTGGAAGCAGCTCCTGCAGCAGAGAAG GCAGCTCCAGTAGTGGAAGCAGCTCTTGCAGCTCCAGTAGTGGAAGCAGCTCCTGCAGCTCCAGAAGAACCAGCTGCAGCAGTAGAGGAGGCCACTCCAGCAACAGAGGAACCAGCTCCAGTAGAGGAACCAGCTGCAGCAGTAGAGGAGGCCGCTCCAGCACCAGAGGaaccagctccagcagcagtgGAGTCAGCCCCAGTAGTAGAGGAACAGGCTCCAGTAGAGGAACAGGCTCCAGTAGAGCTCCCAGAGGCtccagcagcagtagcagaagAACCCTCTGCTCCAGCATTAGAAGAACCTGAGCCAAGTGAGGTTGAGATTGCAGCAGCTGCACCCGAAGAGCTCGCTGTAGAAGAACCTGCTGCAGCTGTAGAATCTGTGCCAGAACCAGAGGTTGTTCCCGTCTGCACAGAGGAGGCACCCGAGGACCAAGAGCAAGAGCCCATCCCAGAGACTGTTACCGAACCAGAAGCCACTGAACCCGAGCCAGTTGCTGAACCAGTGCTGGAGCAGGCCCCAGAACCAGAGCTTGAGGCAGAGCCAGAACAAGAACCAGAGCCAGAATCAGTGGAAGAACCCGAGCCAGAACCTGAACCAGAGCAAGCACCAGAGCCAGAGCTGGAACAATCATCAGAGCTAGAGCCAGAGCAAGTACTACAGCCAGAGCCTGAGCAAGAGGCTGATGCAGAGGAATACGCAGCAGAGGAACAAGTAGAAGAAGTTGAGCCCGAACCATTTGTAGCCACATCTGACATTGAGACCGcggaagcagaagcagaagcagaagcacCTGAGGTTTTGGAGTCTGCACCAGAGGAGGTCCCCACTGAACCTGAAGAAGAGGATGCCTCCAGCACTGAGGCAGAAGCTGAGCCAGAAGCAGCAGAAACCGTCCCAGAGATCGTCATCTCAGAGTCCGTCTCTACTAGCGAAATCACTGCTGAGTCTGAAGAGGTAGCTGAAGCTTCTCTGGATGAGGTGCCTTGCCCAGAGCCTGAGGTAGAAAGCAAGATGGAAAATGGAGATATAGAAAGCCCTTCTGTTACAGAGGATGCGGCACTTCCAGCTGTGAATGGAGATTCTAATTCTGCCGCTACACAGACAGAGGAATGTGTTAACGGTAGCGAGAAGCCAGAGGAGACGACTTTCAAGAGGCAGATTGACTTTGAACTGAAAAAGGAGGTGAGCCTGAATCTGGATGTCCAGGAAGTTCTCGATGCGGTCCCCGACATGACCGAGGGTCTCAGCACTGAGCTCACCCAGGCAGTCTGA
- the dync1li2 gene encoding cytoplasmic dynein 1 light intermediate chain 2 isoform X3, with product MAKLQGADHNKRGRGLEYLYLNVHDEDRDDLTRCNVWILDGDLYHKGLLKFAVSAQSLPDCLAVFVADMSRPWTIMESLQKWASVLRDHVDKLKIPPEDMREMEQNMAKAFQEYTEPEDAAPSSPQRRAPTAGEDEAVVLPLGDNTLTHNLGIPVLIVCTKCDAIGVLEKEHDYREEHFDFIQSHIRQFCLQYGAGLIYTSVKEEKNLDLLYKYLVHKMYEFQFTTPALVVEKDAVFIPSGWDNEKKIGILHENLSTVKPGDPFEDFITMPPVRKLVHDKEINAEDEQVFLMKQQSLLAKQPATPTRGATESPGRAASGSPRPAGRTGTPNVNSGSPMAAVKKPDPNMKAGAANEGVLANFFNSLLSKKTGAPGSPGSPGSGAVGAGVQGSAKKTGQKPGLTDVQAELDRMTRKQESMVSTNNIPPPTENEA from the exons ATGGCCAAACTTCAAGGAGCTGATCACaacaagagagggaggggaCTGGAGTATCTGTACTTAAATGTCCATGATGAAGACAGAGATG aCCTTACTCGCTGCAATGTGTGGATCCTGGATGGAGACCTATACCACAAAGGCCTACTTAAGTTTGCCGTTTCAGCTCAGTCACTACCTGACTGTTTAGCTGTGTTTGTTGCGGATATGTCACGCCCCTGGACCATTATGGAGTCACTGCAGAAGTGGGCCAGTGTGCTACGTGACCATGTGGACAAGCTCAAGATCCCTCCAGAGGACATGAGAGAAATGGAGCAGAATA TGGCGAAAGCGTTCCAAGAGTACACAGAACCGGAGGACGCCGCTCCATCCTCCCCACAGAGACGGGCCCCAACAGCAGGGGAAGACGAGGCCGTTGTGCTACCACTTGGGgacaacacactcacacacaacctGGGCATTCCAGTGCTAATAGTTTGCACAAAG TGTGACGCAATCGGCGTACTAGAGAAGGAGCACGACTACAGAGAGGAGCACTTTGATTTCATCCAGTCCCACATCAGGCAATTTTGCCTACAGT ATGGAGCTGGTCTGATCTATACTTCAGTCAAAGAGGAGAAGAACCTGGATCTGCTTTACAAATATCTAGTGCACAAGATGTATGAGTTCCAGTTCACCACACCTGCCTTAGTGGTGGAGAAGGATGCAGTGTTCAT TCCATCTGGATGGGATAATGAGAAGAAAATTGGGATTTTGCATGAAAACTTATCAACAGTCAAACCCGGGGATCCATTTGAAGATTTTATCACGATGCCTCCAGTACGAAAG CTGGTTCACGACAAAGAGATAAATGCAGAGGATGAGCAGGTATTCCTGATGAAGCAACAG TCTTTGTTAGCGAAGCAGCCAGCCACGCCAACAAGAGGAGCAACA GAGTCTCCGGGACGGGCAGCTTCAGGGTCTCCCAGGCCTGCGGGTCGCACCGGCACACCCAACGTGAACAGCGGCTCACCAATGGCTGCTGTCAAAAAGCCTGACCCTAACATGAAAG CGGGGGCAGCCAATGAGGGAGTGCTGGCTAACTTCTTCAACAGCCTGTTGAGTAAAAAGACGGGAGCCCCAGGGAGCCCAGGAAGCCCAGGAAGTGGAGCAGTTGGAGCTGGAGTGCAAGGGTCCGCCAAGAAAACAG GGCAGAAGCCGGGTTTGACTGATGTCCAGGCGGAGTTGGACAGGATGACGCGCAAACAAGAATCCATGGTTTCAACGAACAACATACCACCGCCGACCGAGAACGAAGCGtga
- the si:dkey-56m19.5 gene encoding skin secretory protein xP2 isoform X1, translating into MGGKLSKRRKGYDVSDPKEAKDETAEVAAGAEESAKVEDGAPPTDAEVTAEAGTVVEEAVGSAVAAVTEAAVAPEEPKAAPAEEQAPAAPVEEPAAAAEKAAPSVEAAPAAEKATPVVEAALAAPVVEAALAAPVVEAALAAPVVEAALAAPVVEAAPAAPEEPAAAVEEATPATEEPAPVEEPAAAVEEAAPAPEEPAPAAVESAPVVEEQAPVEEQAPVELPEAPAAVAEEPSAPALEEPEPSEVEIAAAAPEELAVEEPAAAVESVPEPEVVPVCTEEAPEDQEQEPIPETVTEPEATEPEPVAEPVLEQAPEPELEAEPEQEPEPESVEEPEPEPEPEQAPEPELEQSSELEPEQVLQPEPEQEADAEEYAAEEQVEEVEPEPFVATSDIETAEAEAEAEAPEVLESAPEEVPTEPEEEDASSTEAEAEPEAAETVPEIVISESVSTSEITAESEEVAEASLDEVPCPEPEVESKMENGDIESPSVTEDAALPAVNGDSNSAATQTEECVNGSEKPEETTFKRQIDFELKKEVSLNLDVQEVLDAVPDMTEGLSTELTQAV; encoded by the coding sequence ATGGGAGGCAAACTGAGCAAGAGGAGAAAGGGATATGATGTGAGCGACCCCAAAGAGGCGAAGGATGAGACCGCAGAGGTGGCTGCTGGTGCAGAGGAGTCTGCTAAAGTGGAGGATGGCGCCCCACCCACAGACGCTGAGGTGACAGCTGAGGCAGGCACTGTGGTGGAGGAAGCTGTGGGGTCTGCTGTGGCGGCagtaactgaagctgcagtAGCTCCAGAAGAGCCCAAAGCTGCACCTGCAGAGGAACAAGCTCCTGCAGCACCAGTAGAAGaaccagctgcagcagcagagaaggCAGCACCATCAGTGGAAGCAGCTCCTGCAGCAGAGAAGGCAACTCCAGTAGTGGAAGCAGCTCTTGCAGCTCCAGTAGTTGAAGCAGCTCTTGCAGCTCCAGTAGTTGAAGCAGCTCTTGCAGCTCCAGTAGTGGAAGCAGCTCTTGCAGCTCCAGTAGTGGAAGCAGCTCCTGCAGCTCCAGAAGAACCAGCTGCAGCAGTAGAGGAGGCCACTCCAGCAACAGAGGAACCAGCTCCAGTAGAGGAACCAGCTGCAGCAGTAGAGGAGGCCGCTCCAGCACCAGAGGaaccagctccagcagcagtgGAGTCAGCCCCAGTAGTAGAGGAACAGGCTCCAGTAGAGGAACAGGCTCCAGTAGAGCTCCCAGAGGCtccagcagcagtagcagaagAACCCTCTGCTCCAGCATTAGAAGAACCTGAGCCAAGTGAGGTTGAGATTGCAGCAGCTGCACCCGAAGAGCTCGCTGTAGAAGAACCTGCTGCAGCTGTAGAATCTGTGCCAGAACCAGAGGTTGTTCCCGTCTGCACAGAGGAGGCACCCGAGGACCAAGAGCAAGAGCCCATCCCAGAGACTGTTACCGAACCAGAAGCCACTGAACCCGAGCCAGTTGCTGAACCAGTGCTGGAGCAGGCCCCAGAACCAGAGCTTGAGGCAGAGCCAGAACAAGAACCAGAGCCAGAATCAGTGGAAGAACCCGAGCCAGAACCTGAACCAGAGCAAGCACCAGAGCCAGAGCTGGAACAATCATCAGAGCTAGAGCCAGAGCAAGTACTACAGCCAGAGCCTGAGCAAGAGGCTGATGCAGAGGAATACGCAGCAGAGGAACAAGTAGAAGAAGTTGAGCCCGAACCATTTGTAGCCACATCTGACATTGAGACCGcggaagcagaagcagaagcagaagcacCTGAGGTTTTGGAGTCTGCACCAGAGGAGGTCCCCACTGAACCTGAAGAAGAGGATGCCTCCAGCACTGAGGCAGAAGCTGAGCCAGAAGCAGCAGAAACCGTCCCAGAGATCGTCATCTCAGAGTCCGTCTCTACTAGCGAAATCACTGCTGAGTCTGAAGAGGTAGCTGAAGCTTCTCTGGATGAGGTGCCTTGCCCAGAGCCTGAGGTAGAAAGCAAGATGGAAAATGGAGATATAGAAAGCCCTTCTGTTACAGAGGATGCGGCACTTCCAGCTGTGAATGGAGATTCTAATTCTGCCGCTACACAGACAGAGGAATGTGTTAACGGTAGCGAGAAGCCAGAGGAGACGACTTTCAAGAGGCAGATTGACTTTGAACTGAAAAAGGAGGTGAGCCTGAATCTGGATGTCCAGGAAGTTCTCGATGCGGTCCCCGACATGACCGAGGGTCTCAGCACTGAGCTCACCCAGGCAGTCTGA
- the dync1li2 gene encoding cytoplasmic dynein 1 light intermediate chain 2 isoform X1: MAPVLEKQLPGSADNNNEEEEGQNLWTSILSDVSTRSNAKLPSGKNILIFGEDGSGKTALMAKLQGADHNKRGRGLEYLYLNVHDEDRDDLTRCNVWILDGDLYHKGLLKFAVSAQSLPDCLAVFVADMSRPWTIMESLQKWASVLRDHVDKLKIPPEDMREMEQNMAKAFQEYTEPEDAAPSSPQRRAPTAGEDEAVVLPLGDNTLTHNLGIPVLIVCTKCDAIGVLEKEHDYREEHFDFIQSHIRQFCLQYGAGLIYTSVKEEKNLDLLYKYLVHKMYEFQFTTPALVVEKDAVFIPSGWDNEKKIGILHENLSTVKPGDPFEDFITMPPVRKLVHDKEINAEDEQVFLMKQQSLLAKQPATPTRGATESPGRAASGSPRPAGRTGTPNVNSGSPMAAVKKPDPNMKAGAANEGVLANFFNSLLSKKTGAPGSPGSPGSGAVGAGVQGSAKKTGQKPGLTDVQAELDRMTRKQESMVSTNNIPPPTENEA; this comes from the exons ATGGCTCCCGTTCTGGAGAAACAGCTCCCGGGCTCAGCCGACAACAACAacgaagaggaagaaggacAAAACCTTTG GACCTCAATACTGAGTGACGTTTCAACTAGATCAAATGCAAAGTTGCCATCAGGAAAAAACATTCTGATATTTG GCGAGGATGGCTCAGGAAAAACGGCACTTATGGCCAAACTTCAAGGAGCTGATCACaacaagagagggaggggaCTGGAGTATCTGTACTTAAATGTCCATGATGAAGACAGAGATG aCCTTACTCGCTGCAATGTGTGGATCCTGGATGGAGACCTATACCACAAAGGCCTACTTAAGTTTGCCGTTTCAGCTCAGTCACTACCTGACTGTTTAGCTGTGTTTGTTGCGGATATGTCACGCCCCTGGACCATTATGGAGTCACTGCAGAAGTGGGCCAGTGTGCTACGTGACCATGTGGACAAGCTCAAGATCCCTCCAGAGGACATGAGAGAAATGGAGCAGAATA TGGCGAAAGCGTTCCAAGAGTACACAGAACCGGAGGACGCCGCTCCATCCTCCCCACAGAGACGGGCCCCAACAGCAGGGGAAGACGAGGCCGTTGTGCTACCACTTGGGgacaacacactcacacacaacctGGGCATTCCAGTGCTAATAGTTTGCACAAAG TGTGACGCAATCGGCGTACTAGAGAAGGAGCACGACTACAGAGAGGAGCACTTTGATTTCATCCAGTCCCACATCAGGCAATTTTGCCTACAGT ATGGAGCTGGTCTGATCTATACTTCAGTCAAAGAGGAGAAGAACCTGGATCTGCTTTACAAATATCTAGTGCACAAGATGTATGAGTTCCAGTTCACCACACCTGCCTTAGTGGTGGAGAAGGATGCAGTGTTCAT TCCATCTGGATGGGATAATGAGAAGAAAATTGGGATTTTGCATGAAAACTTATCAACAGTCAAACCCGGGGATCCATTTGAAGATTTTATCACGATGCCTCCAGTACGAAAG CTGGTTCACGACAAAGAGATAAATGCAGAGGATGAGCAGGTATTCCTGATGAAGCAACAG TCTTTGTTAGCGAAGCAGCCAGCCACGCCAACAAGAGGAGCAACA GAGTCTCCGGGACGGGCAGCTTCAGGGTCTCCCAGGCCTGCGGGTCGCACCGGCACACCCAACGTGAACAGCGGCTCACCAATGGCTGCTGTCAAAAAGCCTGACCCTAACATGAAAG CGGGGGCAGCCAATGAGGGAGTGCTGGCTAACTTCTTCAACAGCCTGTTGAGTAAAAAGACGGGAGCCCCAGGGAGCCCAGGAAGCCCAGGAAGTGGAGCAGTTGGAGCTGGAGTGCAAGGGTCCGCCAAGAAAACAG GGCAGAAGCCGGGTTTGACTGATGTCCAGGCGGAGTTGGACAGGATGACGCGCAAACAAGAATCCATGGTTTCAACGAACAACATACCACCGCCGACCGAGAACGAAGCGtga
- the dync1li2 gene encoding cytoplasmic dynein 1 light intermediate chain 2 isoform X2, whose product MAPVLEKQLPGSADNNNEEEEGQNLWTSILSDVSTRSNAKLPSGKNILIFGEDGSGKTALMAKLQGADHNKRGRGLEYLYLNVHDEDRDDLTRCNVWILDGDLYHKGLLKFAVSAQSLPDCLAVFVADMSRPWTIMESLQKWASVLRDHVDKLKIPPEDMREMEQNMAKAFQEYTEPEDAAPSSPQRRAPTAGEDEAVVLPLGDNTLTHNLGIPVLIVCTKCDAIGVLEKEHDYREEHFDFIQSHIRQFCLQYGAGLIYTSVKEEKNLDLLYKYLVHKMYEFQFTTPALVVEKDAVFIPSGWDNEKKIGILHENLSTVKPGDPFEDFITMPPVRKLVHDKEINAEDEQVFLMKQQSLLAKQPATPTRGATESPGRAASGSPRPAGRTGTPNVNSGSPMAAVKKPDPNMKAGAANEGVLANFFNSLLSKKTGAPGSPGSPGSGAVGAGVQGSAKKTEAGFD is encoded by the exons ATGGCTCCCGTTCTGGAGAAACAGCTCCCGGGCTCAGCCGACAACAACAacgaagaggaagaaggacAAAACCTTTG GACCTCAATACTGAGTGACGTTTCAACTAGATCAAATGCAAAGTTGCCATCAGGAAAAAACATTCTGATATTTG GCGAGGATGGCTCAGGAAAAACGGCACTTATGGCCAAACTTCAAGGAGCTGATCACaacaagagagggaggggaCTGGAGTATCTGTACTTAAATGTCCATGATGAAGACAGAGATG aCCTTACTCGCTGCAATGTGTGGATCCTGGATGGAGACCTATACCACAAAGGCCTACTTAAGTTTGCCGTTTCAGCTCAGTCACTACCTGACTGTTTAGCTGTGTTTGTTGCGGATATGTCACGCCCCTGGACCATTATGGAGTCACTGCAGAAGTGGGCCAGTGTGCTACGTGACCATGTGGACAAGCTCAAGATCCCTCCAGAGGACATGAGAGAAATGGAGCAGAATA TGGCGAAAGCGTTCCAAGAGTACACAGAACCGGAGGACGCCGCTCCATCCTCCCCACAGAGACGGGCCCCAACAGCAGGGGAAGACGAGGCCGTTGTGCTACCACTTGGGgacaacacactcacacacaacctGGGCATTCCAGTGCTAATAGTTTGCACAAAG TGTGACGCAATCGGCGTACTAGAGAAGGAGCACGACTACAGAGAGGAGCACTTTGATTTCATCCAGTCCCACATCAGGCAATTTTGCCTACAGT ATGGAGCTGGTCTGATCTATACTTCAGTCAAAGAGGAGAAGAACCTGGATCTGCTTTACAAATATCTAGTGCACAAGATGTATGAGTTCCAGTTCACCACACCTGCCTTAGTGGTGGAGAAGGATGCAGTGTTCAT TCCATCTGGATGGGATAATGAGAAGAAAATTGGGATTTTGCATGAAAACTTATCAACAGTCAAACCCGGGGATCCATTTGAAGATTTTATCACGATGCCTCCAGTACGAAAG CTGGTTCACGACAAAGAGATAAATGCAGAGGATGAGCAGGTATTCCTGATGAAGCAACAG TCTTTGTTAGCGAAGCAGCCAGCCACGCCAACAAGAGGAGCAACA GAGTCTCCGGGACGGGCAGCTTCAGGGTCTCCCAGGCCTGCGGGTCGCACCGGCACACCCAACGTGAACAGCGGCTCACCAATGGCTGCTGTCAAAAAGCCTGACCCTAACATGAAAG CGGGGGCAGCCAATGAGGGAGTGCTGGCTAACTTCTTCAACAGCCTGTTGAGTAAAAAGACGGGAGCCCCAGGGAGCCCAGGAAGCCCAGGAAGTGGAGCAGTTGGAGCTGGAGTGCAAGGGTCCGCCAAGAAAACAG AAGCCGGGTTTGACTGA